DNA sequence from the Penaeus monodon isolate SGIC_2016 chromosome 28, NSTDA_Pmon_1, whole genome shotgun sequence genome:
NNNNNNNNNNNNNNNNNNNNNNNNNNNNTGTCTTGGATGAACACTCATAAAAGTATTGTAACATGACTGCAANNNNNNNNNNNNNNNNNNNNNNNNNNNTAGTCTACTTCGAATTGTCATAATTTTCCGTAACATTATGATCctgattaattatataaaaagacagacagcatTTTCTCAGATTCAGACAAACTTTGCTTCTGTCCTCTCAAGAATCACTACAATAATATTGTGAACTCTGAAGACTCATCTGGTTGTAGTCCCCCCTTCATTTATgagttgttgttactgttttgctTTTCCAAACTTCTTGCAGTCCTGTGACTGCATATTCATATTTCCTTTANNNNNNNNNNNNNNNNNNNNNNNNNNNNNNNNNNNNNNNNNNNNNNNNNNNNNNNNNNNNNNNNNNNNNNNNNNNNNNNNNNNNNNNNNNNNNNNNNNNNNNNNNNNNNNNNNNNNNNNNNNNNNNNNNNNNNNNNNNNNNNNNNNNNNNNNNNNNNNNNNNNNNNNNNNNNNNNNNNNNNNNNNNNNNNNNNNNNNNNNNNNNNNNNNNNNNNNNNNNNNNNNNNNNNNNNNNNNNNNNNNNNNNNNNNNNNNNNNNNNNNNNNNNNNNNNNNNNNNNNNNATTTATCATTCGTGCTCAATTGTCTCGCATATTCCCTCTGTTGCGCTTGTTTCCATTCTTCTTGTTTTCGTCTCCACGCTTTGTTCTTCGTGTTCTGGAAGGTCAAGATGCCGTCCCAAGCCAGCTGGACGAAGCCTCCCTTGCGGGCGATCAAGCGCTGTACTCTGTGGTGGAAAATGGGATAAGAGGGTAGAAAACGggaaatgatttataaaaaagggggtatGACTAAAGAAAATGTCGGCTCAACATGCGGAAGCCTTCTCAAAAATAGGAAATGGTAGACAATGGGGAAACTAGAAAATAagatacgcacgcgcgcgcgcNNNNNNNNNNNNNNNNNNNNNNNNNNNNNNNNNNNNNNNNNNNNNNNNNNNNNNNNNNNNNNNNNNNNNNNNNNNNNNNNNNNNNNNNNNNNNNNNNNNGCAAAGACCCACCTGCTCGCGAAGGCCGCCCCCGACTCCCTGGGGCCCCTGCGAGTGGGCGGAAGGTACCACACGTCGCACACGATGGCCCATGACGTCATCATGCTCAGGATGTACTGGCCGAAGGTGTCCTGGTACCAGAAGGGGTCGCCGTAGCGGGGGTCGAAGCGGATGGCGATCGGGTAGATCACGCTGtcgatctggggggggggggtNNNNNNNNNNNNNNNNNNNNNNNNNNNNNNNNNNNNNNNNNNNNNNNNNNNNNNNNNNNNNNNNNNNNNNNNNNNNNNNNNNNNNNNNNNNNNNNNNNNNNNNNNNNNNNNNNNNNNNNNNNNNNNNNNNNNNNNNNNNNNNNNNNNNNNNNNNNNNNNNNNNNNNNNNNNNNNNNNNNNNNNNNNNNNTTCTCGTATTGCATTGCTGTTAGAAAATCGCTCCtcacatataacataaataagtaTTTAATAATTCATCGTCTAAGCAATTCAACTGGGAGAATATACACTCAATGGTTTTCTAAatggtctttattttctattaattagAAATACGATTATCTTtggatatgttttaattttataaataaacattctTTGACAGGGATAACAGTCAACAGACACGAAATCTCATCTGACTGCAGCAAATGTCTAAATTTAGCAAAAATAaagctctcaccctctctctgacgttttcagtgataataattacttcTGTTGCTATAATGGTCAACTGTCATGTGAATAAATGTACGTTtaatccatcacccccccccacccataaaattaaaataaaaaaaataatcggaACCATAATATTCACCTCAAATGTTATTTTCTGAAGCTTAAGAACAGGCTAAAgcaaacatataaataagtaaaatcaacaaatgaaaagaataagcATTAACATTCACCCTCTGGGCGCAATAACAGTAAGGTTAACTGATAAATAGAGTGAACAAATAAGCaaaacacacatgaatgtatatgaatgtataaaaaagaaCAGGTATAAACACTTACCTTAAATACCCCTTCCATcgtaacaaatacaacaaataaaatcaatttGCACAAAAAAATTACCTCAAAGGCCCCCTTCTTGAACTGCATCACAGCCGTGTTATTGACGCAGGTTCCTTCGGGATAGATCAGGATAGGAGGAAGGTTGTGGTCTGTGGCGTGGGCCTGTAACCTGTAGGAAAGACACGTGAACTGTATTAAGAAATCTAACAAAAAATACACGAATTATAAACTGAACAAACCCTGGGGGAAAGAGATCTATAGAAACGTCGATAAACTACAACACTAATGGAATATTCAAGATATGTGAAAAGGTAAAGAAACTATAATATGAATGTGGTTTTCCGAGGAATTGAAATCTGAGAAGATAAAGAAACTGTGGGTTTATTTTCCAAAAGGTacagataaaggaggaagaagaagagagagatagaacgtgTTAATCGAAATGGCTTTGCCGTCTGCTGAGGAGAACCGGCTGTCTCAAAATGTTATAATCTATTTCTCGTTTCACAttgtggttttgttgtatttCGTGATACAATGCAATAAAGCCAATAATAGAATGATGATTTATGAATGTAGATTTATGGCTGTAGCGGATAAGAGACTATGAGACATACTGTAgtgataaaatagatattatgacggagaatatggatacatatatcgTAATTTCAAAAGAGGAGAGTGTATAGTTCTGCCGAAGCATTTTAAGAGAACCACGATTTTGGACACAAAGGTACTTTCTTTAGGATCAAATTCATTCACATTATCTCacgcttccttcctctccttaaaCCTTATGACCATGAGATCTTCACTGAAGTCCTGAATagaattatctatatttaattattctttGCGAAACTTACTTAGACGAGACAGTAGACCGGTCTTGTGAGATGCATCGATCGAACCAGATGTGAGTCGAGGATCGAGACAGCGCCTTCATGAACACACCGAGAATTCCTCTAGTTTTTTGTCCTACCTGTGAGCANNNNNNNNNNNNNNNNNNNNNNNNNNNNNNNNNNNNNNNNNNNNNNNNNNNNNNNNNNNNNNNNNNNNNNNNNNNNNNNNNNNNNNNNNNNNNNNNNNNNNNNNNNNNNNNNNTATTTTTCCATAATAAACCTACTGATCGaaattatagtatttttaaatcTTCTCAGTGGCTAACCAAATAATGAATCTTATACACTATACATTTACCATCCACTATCAACATAAAACAGTGTATGGTCAGGATCACGAACCATGTCGTAGCACTGGTCGGTGGCGAGGACCATGGAGTCGATGGGAGACGTGTGGTTGGCGACAGCGATGCCGTAGTTGGGTCGGTTCTCCTTGTTGTGgaacctggggggaggggggtcgtgaCTTGAGCGATGATGTAATATGAAGGAATACGGTTTCCATGAGGACGTAACGGAAATAACGTCATGGTAAATATGGTCACAATTTTTGTAATAACAGGCGCTGCATGCATTATAGTCGTCATTATTGTGGAATATGGAGAATATTCGTAAATGGATTGATAATGGAGTAATATGATAATGGGTACTGGTTAAGGCTGGTTAATTAtgatgttatcaataataatggttacaTGAGACTATTGTGACATAACCAAAGTAATATCAGTATGAatctattgataataattgaaatatgaataccgtaatgataatggttataacacTAAATTACACATGAGCATTATANNNNNNNNNNNNNNNNNNNNNNNNNNNNNNNNNNNNNNNNNNNNNNNNNNNAGAAACagaaaatgatgttaatgatttttACTGCCTATTTTCAACCACAATAAATGTAGAAGTATCATATAAGTATCGTCATCTATATTGTAACAGTAATTATTGTAGCCTTTTTAGCGAAATATAGAAAGGCGTACTCAGCATCTGTATGGTTTGTAaaattataagtaataaatatCCCTTACTTCATTTAGGTCAGAGAGACATGATAACCTACCATGAAAAATGAATcagtaaatgatttttttcttttgaatcattattgttaaacaGGATTGTGGCGCTGAAGATAGCTGTATTAATTATATCATGGCAGAACAGATGCGAAATCTAGCCTATAAATTATGGTTTAAAGAGTGTGTTTGATAAAACAAACCGTAGCATTTCAAAAGGGCGATCATAgtgaatgtttttgtgtgtttcagCCACCCTCCCTCACCTGGCCACGACGGAGATGGCGCCGGCCACGAAGTCGAAGCACCAGCTGACCACCCAGGCGTTGACGCGCTTCTTGAAGCGGGTGTCGGGCAGGAGGCCCACGGCGGNNNNNNNNNNNNNNNNNNNNNNNNNNNNNNNNNNNNNNNNNNNNNNNNNNNNNNNNNNNNNNNNNNNNNNNNNNNNNNCGACGCCGGCCGCCCAGAACGCCGTCATCGAGGGACTCATGCGCAGGCGCCGCTGCCGCTTCGTCCTGCGGGAGACCTAGGCGCTGTGGGCTTGGCTGGAGGCGGGGGGATTGGAGGATAGGGGGGCACCGTACGGGAACGAGGAGCTGAGGAGGACCGAGGAGGAACCTAACTAGGAGGCCGATCTGAGCGGACTGGAGGTTCTCGCTCAGCGCAGTCTCCGCAAGGGAAGCCCTCGTGCGCAGGAACCCACCTGGACAGCATGTTCCACGTGCGCAGTTCGGCGGAGGTGAAGCTCTTGCTGACGCAGTCCTGCACCACGGCCCGCATGCCCGCCGTCAGGTACGGCAGCGAGTCCTGCAGCCCGAACGTGCCCGCTTGGAGGCTGGGGTCAGCGCGGGGGAACTCCGGGCAGATGACCACCCTGGAGAAGGGAAAAGCCTTATGGATCTGTTCTTCTTGGAGAAGGCAGGTTGAGGGCGCGGAGAAGGAAGCAAGTTCAGATTTAtgtgccatgaaaaaaaaaaaaaagtgtggacaCGTAGACAGAACCAAAGACGATCCTGTTCTCTAAGAGATGAGACGAGACGGGAGCATGGCCCCTTGGAAGAAGGGGAGACAAGTGGCGGAAGGGAATGGACTCTtggcaggaggagagagatgactggagaggggggagggaagcctCAGCTAAGATCGCAAGAAGGGAGAAGTCCACGCCAGGGCCTCGTGTCTCACCCTTCGTCGTCGaagtcctcctcatcctcctggtcgaGGCCGGGCTCCTCCGTCCTCGCCGCCACGAACTGAAACACCCTGTCCAGGATGTCCACATACTTCCTCCGCAGCCTCAGCCTCCTGCCCACGCTGGCCACCACCAGCAGGCACACGAAGACGAGGACGTGGCCCCACACCACATACGGCACCACGTCCTCCCACAGGCTGATCGTCGGGACGAGGCCCGCGTATGGGTCCAGGACCGAGGAATAACCCATTGTGGAAAGTGGGCCTGCGAGGAAGCAGAAGACGCTGACGGGGAGGTGACCGTCTCGTGGAAGAGAAAACCAAGCGAAGAGGGAACAAGTGGAACAATCTAGAATATGaacataatatatgaaaatgaaaaaatttggtgAGAATTTTACATCGTGTTATAGTGTCATACAGTGCGTATATAAACGGTATGTACAGCACACGcggacagacacacacgtacattcagatattcattgttattttatttcttcttaaaaGTATATCATTCGAGAATGGATTCATATGTGAAATCGGTGAATGGGTAAGAATTTTCTTCATCTGTGAAGAAATATAAGATTGCATTCTTTACAGGTGGCAgtcttatatttttatgtttttttttttcgttgcaatcataataaaaacgaaTATATGTAAAAGGACTGCGATAATGAGAATTTTAGTTTCAGATACGTGAACTACACGAATAATTCATAacaaaaagatggaataatatatactatgaatgCTTTCAGAAACCATTCCGAAATCCCATCGCGAAGTTGAAAGAAATGCCCTTTCACACTGCAGGCTGTAGCGCGCCCTTCATTCTTTGTAGATCTGAAAAACggctgatgaggaggaggggagttttCGCGGGCTTTTCAGTACCCGGAAAGAGGTATGTGGTAGCAGTGATGAGAAAAAGGGTGTGGCTTAGAGGTAGTCTGGTGTTTCGCATTTATCCCTTGTCCGTCAGTCTACCACACTCGGACATTCTACCATAATTCTCACTCTACCACGCTACCTTTGCtcgaagatatgtgtatatattttgccgNNNNNNNNNNNNNNNNNNNNNNNNNNNNNNNNNNNNNNNNNNNNNNNNNNNNNNNNNNNNNNNNNNNNNNNNNNNNNNNNNNNCTCGATTAAAGATTCTAGTTTCTTGTCCTTTGTCAGAGTTCACATTTCTTCCCGTCGCTCAGAAGTTACGTGCACAGCAGCGGAGTCAGCGAACAGGGGGAAAGGGCACTACTTTCGCGAGGCCATGCTCTCTGGGCGGCCCGTGACAGCAGTTTATTTAGTCAAACGGATCTTTATCAAAAAATGCATATTAACAGAGGACGGAAGATGCCCGATTATGGTAAATCCGTGATGGTACAACCGCCCCACAGGTAGAGGGAGAGCGCGGAAAGGGCCACTGGGGTAGAGAGAGCACGGAAGGGGCCCCACCCAATAGTGATTCGTAGCATGAACTCTTCAGATGCCTGGGTGCCCACGAGACTGAACACCCTCATGCCCCTGACCCATACCCACGCGCGACAACCCATAGACAATTCGCCGCCAAATATTTCAGCGTCGTAATAGAGCCTCGCTGTCTCCCCTACATACCAGGGGGCGCCAGCGAGACACAGCTGCACACGTCGTATTCAAACATGTCTTTGGAACTAAATCCCCTTAGTCGACAGTACTCAATGCTCCACGAGGCTTAAACATAGATAGTAATTCATCGTTTTCTTTTTGAAAGTTCCAGTATGAAGTTTCGGCATTGCTATTCattaaatgataattatgtaatatgtgtTATGGCTGAGACTTAATGCTGGATCATAATATATGCAGTTATTATAAGTGTGTACGTATCACTTTATTTCCGTGAAAAGNNNNNNNNNNNNNNNNNNNNNNNNNNNNNNNNNNNNNNNNNNNNNNNNNNNNNNNNNNNNNNNNNNNNNNNNNNNNNNNNNNNNNNNNNNNNNNNNNNNNNNacgagtgagcgagtgagcgaccGTGTCTTTATGGGTGTGTGCGTGAACTGGGCGgagccagcacacacacaccacctgcacGACACGCGGGCGCTCGCGGTCTGATCACGTGACTAGCATAGGGAAGACAACACCAAAATAATTTCACTGCCTTCGCTGGACTGGAGTtcgaaatagaagaaaaacaaacttttgtttttcttcttctaatatatttataatataactacGTGtcgtgtatatagtatatgtgtgatgGAAATGATCAATGTCTTTattgtttacatgtttatattgGTGTGGACCAATTTTCACTTGATTACGTTATCCAGTATCTTATCTAACtcacattcttatcattattaatcatcttaGCAATAAATGGTGGACAACAAACAACATATTTCGGTATCCAGATAAATGTGGGGGAAAAGTAAACAAACTTGCTCATTATTGCCCGATAAAATTGGCGTTACATAAGGACACGTGGNNNNNNNNNNNNNNNNNNNNNNNNNNNNNNNGGCCTGGAAGAGAAAATCAATGATACAAAATATGAGATTTTGCAAAagacacatttgtgtgtgtgtgtataaggtttAGCGGGCTAACTTTGATTACTTAAATGGTGTCGTTTAGCGTACATGACAGAATAggtaatcttaaaaaaaagaggtaaaacaaaaatgacataataaaaaaaaacctaccaAGAAGACAAAATTTATTTACCTTAACTTGAGGTAACTTTAAGCATCAACTACAATTAGTTACAGGCGTTACTAATAGGTTTTTGTTGCCTATAACGATGTGCTTTTTAAGATGAATCTGGCGTTATCTTTCTGTGAAGAGTATGAGTAATTTTGCACATGTAAGATTCGTATAAAATAACCAAAatctcatatacgtatatacctaCGAACGCATTGGATAATCTCACACCCATACCTTCATTTAAACCTGTAAAAAAAAGTCAGCGATAACATCACTAAACCAccgcaaacacaaaaaaatactttcaaaacAAACGCAGACAGACACATCATCAAAACACCCTCTTTCAAAAGCACAGNNNNNNNNNNNNNNNNNNNNNNNNCACCAGCCTCCACTCAAACAACCACTAACATCGATACAACACCGTTTGGTCCTCGCTACTTTGAAACTAAAGCTAGTTCCTGGGACTGAGAAGTTACAGCGCCGAAATCCCTTCCCGTTTTATATTGGGACTGAGAAGTTACAGCGCCGAAATCTCCGCCCTTTTTTTCTGTGCACGGTGGCAGTCCTGTGCGGTGGCTGATATGCACGTGGCTATGGGAGCGTTTGGTAGGGTAGTTTAGGTATGATGTCGCGTATTCTCGCTAGGGTTACGTAAGAGGAGGAATGTCGGTGGTATGGGTGAGTGGTTAGCGTTGCAGTATTGGCaaggggttgtgtgtttttttcccgtaTTTGTATAGGNNNNNNNNNNNNNNNNNNNNNNNNNNNNNNNNNNNNNNNNNNNNNNNNNNNNNNNNNNNNNNNNNNNNNNNNNNNNNNNNNNNNNNNNNNNNNNNNNNNNNNNNNNNNNNNNNNNNNNNNNNNNNNNNNNNNNNNNNNNNNNNNNNNNNNNNNNNNNNNNNNNNNNNNNNNNNNNNNNNNNNNNNNNNNNNNNNTCCGGTTAACGGACGAACGAATAATGAGAATACAACAGGAGGCCAACACGCCGGGCCGTTTGTAATagtgtttttctatttataaatcaGTGGCAAAATGTGGCTTTGCTTATAACTAAGCAGTAAATATTTTTACGTACAAAATACATCCGAAtgtgaaaatatgaaggaaaaatatatgcTCGGNNNNNNNNNNNNNNNNNNNNNNNNNNNNNNNNNNNNNNNNNNNNNNNNNNNNNNNNNNNNNNNNNNNNNNNNNNNNNNNNNNNNNNNNNNNNNNNNNNNNNNNNNNNNNNNNNNNNNNNNNNNNNNNNNNNNNNNNNNNNNNNNNNNNNNNNNNNNNNNNNNNNNNNNNNNNNNNNNNNNNNNNNNNNNNNNNNNNNNNNNNNNNNNNNNNNNNNNNNNNNNNNGTGACTCTATAATTGATCatgctatttatatttatttggaaTACACAGATGGGACGTAAGTGGAGGTTTTTAAGTATAGCGTGACTTTATTTGATGCTNNNNNNNNNNNNNNNNNNNNNNNNNNNNNNNNNNNNNNNNNNNNNNNNNNNNNNNNNNNNNNNNNNNNNNNNNNNNNNNNNNNNNNNNNNNNNNNNNNNNNNACACTATCGTTGTCACACTTATATTGCTTGCTTATAATCCTGACAGGCATAAACGTTCCTATCAAAGTACCTTCTGTAGACCAATATGTATGAGATAGGACCGCGTATACTATCATAAACACACCCCAACCTCATCCTTTACAAGGTTTTAGAACTTGTTAAGGGTTTAACCAGAGAAAATGGCAGTGTGATCGCGAACAACCGAAGTATCAGGTAGTTTGATGAGCGAGCGAAATATTCATATGTGGTCACCTACCACCTACAGCCGGCAGAGTTACCAGATGCTCAGAAAAAGTATACGTTTAAGAAACCATTTAACCTCAGTCTTAAACGTTTTAATCTAGAAGAGGAAGATGTGGGGAAAATCGATGGTTACGGtgaaaatggtttaaaaattcCTAGGACTGACTACGCAGTAATGTTCTTTATAACGGATAAACCCACATGGCTGCTGATGGCCTGCTCTGTCTAGCAGAACTGCGCGCCAGAACGTTATGCTTAACCCACACGACCAGCAGTCAGTCAGCCTCCCATACGGATACTCAGCAGGCGAATATGTAGGGAAGTCAGTATTGTGTGAATGGGCGATATAATATCCATATTTGCCGTGCTTCGTCCACAAGCTTCGTTAACTGTGAGTAGAGTGCTCGGAAATCCGTAGGGGGGGTAACGTTGACTTAAAACGGGCCTGTAAAAGTGATTTATAACGTGTGTTTcaagtattacattattattagtgctataTGGTTTTATCATCAGTAGTGTAGGGTTATAAGGAGTACACTATTTTTTAGTCGCACATTATAAAGATTGTTATCAGTAGTATGCCATTAGTACTATATCATTACTAGTACATTCGGGGCCCGAGTTAAAAGGAGATGCAACAGTGCAAACTATATAAGTCTTAGATATTGTATAATCCTATAAAACGAAACGAAGTAAAAAGCTTTTCATCAcatcattttgcatttttctaTTTGAATAAGATGCGTGTTATTgatgaataaacgaaaaaatgCGTAAGAAAATTTCTTTGTCATCATAATCCATCTACACTGACTTTATAATCTTAATGATTAGTTACGACTGTTATTCAGCAAATGACTCAAAGTCTTGCCCTATGAATAACATTAATTAGTATTGAAAGAATTATTTATCTCTATTGGGCCTCCGCGAGATTTTGGCAGCTGTTAATCCGGCCCTCTGTATGATATTAGTGCTTCATTAGCGATGCATTGATATTAGTTGTATAATGTTATTATTCAGGCGAAGAAGCACATTATTAGtaaataaatggtatatataataatagtacattTTTATTACTGAGACATAGGAGTTATTAGGAATAATGCATCTGTTAGTGCATCTGTTAGGCAATAGTAGTGCATTACCATCAGTGATATATTATTAACAGAAGTACAGTGTCAGTACATCCGTAGGCTATTAATAGTAgtacattattatcagtaatatgcTGTATTATTAACAGAAGTATATAATCAGTATATCCATTGGGTATTAGTAgtacattattatcagtaataagaTAACAGAAATGCATCTATAAGACAGTAATAGTACATTATTCTTACGACATTTTACTTTTATAGCAACATTGCTTTTGCTGACCAATATTCGCACTCAACCGATTTGCTCAAAGTTGTCATATtcgatatgtaaaaaaaaaaagggaaacgggaaaTCGGTTATTTTTGGTAACAGTGaatttgttttcattatgttAAGTACAAGTATTTTCCAGTTTCgtatgttatttattgtattttttttatgtttgacaAGATTGAATGAAAATTATGTTGTCAAAGAAGagttgatttatgtttttttttcgagaatcaCCGCGTATCTCCGTGTTTTAGATGatgatttaaatttatttatttattgattNNNNNNNNNNNNNNNNNNNNNNNNNNNNNNNNNNNNNNNNNNNNNNNNNNNNNNNNNNNNNNNNNNNNNNNNNNNNNNNNNNNNNNNNNNNNNNNNNNNNCNNNNNNNNNNNNNNNNNNNNNNNNNNNNNNNNNNNNNNNNNNNNNNNNNNNNNNNNNNNNNNNNNNNNNNNNNNNNNNNNNNNNNNNNNNNNNNNNNNNNNNNNNNNNNNNNNNNNNNNNNNNNNNNNNNNNNNNNNNNNNNNNNNNNNNNNNNNNNNNNNNNNNNNNNNNNNNNNNNNNNNNNNNNNNNNNNNNNNNNNNNNNNNNNNNNNNNNNNNNNNNTATACCCCAGACTGTGAACAACCCCTGGGAAAGCAAGTGGAAACTGAACAGACAGACTGGCGAAGAGATAGACCGAGAacgaaaacaagaataagaacaagaagaacgagaatgagaacaagaatgagaataagaatgataataaaaagaacaagagagagagaacgtctgACCCCGCTGACCTGTACTCGGACCGTGACCTTATCAGAAGGCCGAGAGGAGGTCAAATCCGAGCATCCATCCCACCTGCTTCATTCATCCGTTTCATTTACTCGGAACACCCACCTGCTTCATTCATCTATTTCACTCACCTATTTCATCCACCAACTTCATCCGCAAACTCCAGCTACCCGtgttcatccacccacccacttccCTTCACACCTTTCTTCCACTCGGTTCATCCACACGGTTCCCCTCCCGCGCACCCACCCTGGACAGCGAATCTTAATCAGTTCTTATCGCTCTTAATCGGAGTCGAAGCGGTCTGGTCTGTTCGGTCTTTCGAAATCCCTTCTAGGTGCTCCCTTTAGCTTCGCTATGGGGGANNNNNNNNNNNNNNNNNGGTTATTGAGATTNNNNNNNNNNNNNNNNNNNNNNNNNNNNNNNNNNNNNNNNNNNNNNNNNNNNNNNNNNNNNNNNNNNNNNNNNNNNNNNNNNNNNNNNNNNNNNNNNNNNNNNNNNNNNNNNNNNNNNNNNNNNNNNNNNNNNNNNNNNNNNNNNNNNNNNNNNNNNNNNNNNNNNNNNNNNNNNNNNNNNNNNNNNNNNNNNNNNNNNNNNNNNNNNNNNNNNNNNNNNNNNNNNNNNNNNNNNNNNNNNNNNNNNNNNNNNNNNNNNNNNNNNNNNNNNNNNNNNNNNNNNNNNNNNNNNNNNNNNNNNNNNNNNNNNNNNNNNNNNNNNNNNNNNNNNNNNNNNNNNNNNNNNNNNNNNNNNNNNNNNNNNNNNNNNNN
Encoded proteins:
- the LOC119591168 gene encoding glycerol-3-phosphate acyltransferase 3-like (The sequence of the model RefSeq protein was modified relative to this genomic sequence to represent the inferred CDS: added 78 bases not found in genome assembly) — protein: MGYSSVLDPYAGLVPTISLWEDVVPYVVWGHVLVFVCLLVVASVGRRLRLRRKYVDILDRVFQFVAARTEEPGLDQEDEEDFDDEGVVICPEFPRADPSLQAGTFGLQDSLPYLTAGMRAVVQDCVSKSFTSAELRTWNMLSRTKRQRRLRMSPSMTAFWAAGVVVRYGFLLPMRVLVLALSLGTLVVLCSAVGLLPDTRFKKRVNAWVVSWCFDFVAGAISVVARFHNKENRPNYGIAVANHTSPIDSMVLATDQCYDMVGQKTRGILGVFMKALSRSSTHIWFDRCISQDRSTVSSKLQAHATDHNLPPILIYPEGTCVNNTAVMQFKKGAFEIDSVIYPIAIRFDPRYGDPFWYQDTFGQYILSMMTSWAIVCDVWYLPPTRRGPRESGAAFASRVQRLIARKGGFVQLAWDGILTFQNTKNKAWRRKQEEWKQAQQREYARQLSTNDTPKVRQYLDLRSLFRKSHWKLIRTAVCRRLHRPFRSTGRTVVENKISYQAELTEHRP